Proteins co-encoded in one Trueperella abortisuis genomic window:
- a CDS encoding cyclase family protein, whose product MFIHLSHVLNPNDGAFPGEPVLTVEPDSVRSEEGKPFNSYMMHLPNHFATHMDGPHHFNSTGTNFADLPIEKFAYEGHEVLVVDLPHRNGPAEVVMKEDLEPYADELADKRLLLIRTGFEELKHTDPDTYTNRGVSLHPDLCKWLNEEFPKLDCLGMDWLSVASPTNDYGPEAHHWLLGNYTDHVICAIEDMALQALGDKKIRCVTLGPLRVAEVDSAPVNVMAWVED is encoded by the coding sequence ATGTTCATTCATTTGTCACACGTGCTGAATCCCAACGACGGAGCGTTCCCCGGCGAACCCGTCCTCACCGTCGAGCCGGACTCGGTTCGCAGCGAGGAGGGAAAGCCCTTCAACTCCTACATGATGCACCTGCCCAACCACTTTGCCACCCACATGGACGGCCCACACCACTTCAACTCGACGGGTACGAACTTCGCGGACCTACCCATCGAAAAGTTCGCCTACGAGGGCCACGAGGTGCTCGTGGTCGACCTGCCGCACCGAAACGGCCCAGCGGAGGTCGTGATGAAGGAGGACCTCGAACCTTACGCGGACGAGCTCGCGGACAAGCGTCTTCTCCTCATCCGCACCGGTTTCGAGGAGCTCAAGCACACGGACCCCGACACGTACACGAACCGTGGCGTCTCGCTGCACCCCGACCTGTGCAAGTGGCTCAACGAGGAGTTCCCGAAGCTCGACTGCCTGGGGATGGACTGGCTGTCGGTCGCGTCCCCGACGAACGACTACGGCCCCGAGGCGCACCACTGGCTCCTGGGCAACTACACCGACCACGTCATCTGCGCGATCGAGGACATGGCCCTCCAGGCGTTGGGAGACAAGAAGATTAGGTGCGTCACCCTCGGCCCGCTGCGCGTGGCGGAGGTGGACTCGGCGCCGGTCAACGTCATGGCGTGGGTCGAGGACTAG